The Glutamicibacter mishrai DNA window TCCAGGGCATGACCTGCGCCTCGTGCGTGAACCGGGTTGAACGCAAACTCGGCAAGCTGCCCGGGGTCACCGCCTCGGTCAACCTCCCGTTGGAAACTGCCAAGGTCCAGGTGCCCCGAGATGTCAGCGACGAGACGCTGATCAACACCGTCGAAGCCGCCGGCTACACCGCCACGCTGAAAAAGCCTGCAGTCCACGAGCATGAAGAACATGGCGAGCATGCCGGGCATGAGCATCTGGTCCCCAACCACCTGTTGCTCCGGCTGATCATTTCCGCGGTATTCAGCATCCCGCTGTTCGTGATCTCCATGATCCCGGCAGCCCAGTTCCCGCACTGGGGCTGGGTAGCCTTCGCGCTGGCGACGCCGGTGGTCTTCTATGGCGCCTGGCCATTCCACAAAGCCGCGGCAATCAATGCCCGGCACCTCTCCTCCACCATGGACACCCTGGTGTCCCTGGGCGTGCTGGCCGCTTACCTGTTCTCGGCCATCCAGCTGATCCTTGATCCGCAGATGACCGCGCACACCGGCATGGCGATGAGCGAGCACGCGCTGTACTTCGAAACAGCCGGCGTCGTGGCCACCTTGCTGCTGCTCGGCCGCTATCTGGAGCATCGCGCCAAGTCTTCGGCCTCGGATGCGCTGAAGTCCCTGCTAAACCTGGGAGCCAAGGACGCGGCGGTGCTGCGTGATGGCCAAGAGGTCAAGATTCCGGCAGCCCAGCTGCAGGTCGGCGACCGCTTCGTGGTGCGCCCAGGCGAGAAGATCGCCACCGACGGCGTCGTGGTTGAAGGCTCCAGCGCAGTGGACACCTCGCTGCTCACCGGCGAATCGGTGCCACAGGAGGTCAAGACCGGTTCCGAAGTCACCGGCGCAACCCTGAACACCTCGGGGCGGCTGGTGATCGAAGCCCAGCGCGTCGGTTCGGAAACGACCCTGGCACAGATGGGCAAGCTGGTCTCCGAGGCGCAGTCCGGCAAGGCTCCCATCGCCCGGCTGGCGGACCGCATTTCGGCTGTCTTCGTGCCGATCGTTCTGGCCATCGCGCTGCTCACCTTCGTGATCTGGTGGCTGGTGAGCTCGGATCCCTATCAGGCGTTCAGCGCCGCGGTCGCAGTGCTGGTCATCGCTTGCCCTTGCGCCCTGGGTTTGGCGACTCCGATCGGCCTGCTGGTCGGCACCGGCCGGGGCGCCCAGCTGGGCATCTTGATCCGCGGCCCGCAGGTCCTGGAAGACACCCGCAAGCTGGACACCATTGTTTTGGATAAGACCGGCACGGTGACCACCGGCGTCATGGCCCATGTAGGGACCTTCCCGGTCGCTGGCGTTGATGCCGCTCAGATCCTCGGATTGGCAGCTGCCGTCGAGCATCACTCGGAACACCCGATCGCCCAGGCGATTGCCCGAGCCGGAGCAGAGCGCTGCCCGCTGGCCGAGGCCACCGATTTCCGCTCGGAACCCGGCGGCGGCGTCATGGGTACTGTTGATGGCAAGAAGATCGTTGTCGGCCGGCCAAGCTGGCTGGAATCCACGGGAACGGTACTGGATTCCGAGGCGCACGCGCTCTTGGCCGAGGCTGAGGCGGCCGGAGCCACGGCAATTCTGGTTTCTGTCGACCAGCAGTTCCAGGCCATCATTTCGGTTGCAGATCAGATCAAGGACTCCTCCGCTGCGGCCATTGCGCAGTTGCAGCAACGCGGCTTGCGGGTGGTCCTGTTGACCGGCGATAACCCGTCGGTGGCAGAGAAGGTCGCGGCCAAGGTCGGCATCGATCCGCAGGATGTGTTCGCCGGGGTCTTCCCCGCCGATAAGGCCAAGGCCATTTCTTCCCTACAGGAACAGGGCAAGGTGGTGGCCATGGTGGGCGATGGCGTCAACGATGCACCGGCACTGGCCCAAGCCGATCTGGGCATCGCCATGGGGTCGGGCACCGATGTGGCCATCGAGGCCGCCGATATCACCTTGATGGGCAATGATCTGAAACAGGTCAGCGCCGCCATTGATCTCTCGGCCAAAACCTTGGCCACGATCAAGATGAACCTGTTCTGGGCTTTCGCCTACAACACAGCTGGCATCCCGATCGCGGCCTTGGGTTTGCTCAATCCGATGATTGCTGGCGCCGCCATGGCGGCCAGCTCGGTATTGGTCGTCGCCAACTCGCTGCGTCTTCGCAGCTTTGGCAAATAACGCAGGACTTACGGCGTTTCCC harbors:
- a CDS encoding heavy metal translocating P-type ATPase codes for the protein MTSHAPEHALPEVRTVDLDIQGMTCASCVNRVERKLGKLPGVTASVNLPLETAKVQVPRDVSDETLINTVEAAGYTATLKKPAVHEHEEHGEHAGHEHLVPNHLLLRLIISAVFSIPLFVISMIPAAQFPHWGWVAFALATPVVFYGAWPFHKAAAINARHLSSTMDTLVSLGVLAAYLFSAIQLILDPQMTAHTGMAMSEHALYFETAGVVATLLLLGRYLEHRAKSSASDALKSLLNLGAKDAAVLRDGQEVKIPAAQLQVGDRFVVRPGEKIATDGVVVEGSSAVDTSLLTGESVPQEVKTGSEVTGATLNTSGRLVIEAQRVGSETTLAQMGKLVSEAQSGKAPIARLADRISAVFVPIVLAIALLTFVIWWLVSSDPYQAFSAAVAVLVIACPCALGLATPIGLLVGTGRGAQLGILIRGPQVLEDTRKLDTIVLDKTGTVTTGVMAHVGTFPVAGVDAAQILGLAAAVEHHSEHPIAQAIARAGAERCPLAEATDFRSEPGGGVMGTVDGKKIVVGRPSWLESTGTVLDSEAHALLAEAEAAGATAILVSVDQQFQAIISVADQIKDSSAAAIAQLQQRGLRVVLLTGDNPSVAEKVAAKVGIDPQDVFAGVFPADKAKAISSLQEQGKVVAMVGDGVNDAPALAQADLGIAMGSGTDVAIEAADITLMGNDLKQVSAAIDLSAKTLATIKMNLFWAFAYNTAGIPIAALGLLNPMIAGAAMAASSVLVVANSLRLRSFGK